In Falco biarmicus isolate bFalBia1 chromosome 5, bFalBia1.pri, whole genome shotgun sequence, a single genomic region encodes these proteins:
- the SEPTIN3 gene encoding neuronal-specific septin-3 isoform X3 yields the protein MFKGPVESKNEAAMSELVPEPRQKPVVPMKPMGINANLLGYIGIDTIIEQMRKKTMKTGFDFNIMVVGQSGLGKSTLVNTLFKSQVSRKSSGWNREEKIPKTVEIKAIGHVIEEGGVKMKLTVIDTPGFGDQINNENCWEPIEKYINEQYEKFLKEEVNIARKKRIPDTRVHCCLYFISPTGHSLRPLDLEFMKHLSKVVNIIPVIAKADTMTLEEKTEFKQRVRKELEVNGIEFYPQKEFDEDLEDKTENDKIRQESMPFAVVGSDKEYQVNGKRVLGRKTPWGIIEVENLTHCEFALLRDFVIRTHLQDLKEVTHNIHYETYRAKRLNDNGGLPPMTVETEENHESNL from the exons GGCCAGTGGAAAGCAAGAACGAAGCAGCCATGTCTGAGCTGGTCCCAGAGCCACGACAAAAACCAGTTGTACCAATGAAACCCATGGGCATTAATGCCAACTTGCTGGGCTACATCGGTATTGACACCATCATTGAGCAGATGCGCAAGAAAACCATGAAGACAGGTTTCGACTTCAACATCATGGTTGTAG GTCAGAGCGGATTGGGAAAGTCGACACTGGTGAACACCCTCTTCAAATCCCAGGTGAGCCGCAAATCTTCAGGCTGGAACCGGGAGGAGAAGATCCCCAAGACGGTGGAGATCAAAGCCATTGGGCATG TCATCGAAGAAGGTGGTGTCAAAATGAAGCTGACAGTGATTGACACACCAGGATTCGGGGATCAGATCAACAATGAGAACTG CTGGGAGCCTATTGAAAAATACATCAACGAGCAATATGAAAAATTTTTGAAAGAGGAGGTGAATATTGCAAGGAAGAAACGAATTCCAGACACGCGAGTGCACTGCTGCCTCTATTTCATCTCCCCCACAGGCCACTC CCTGCGGCCTTTGGACCTGGAGTTCATGAAACATCTCAGCAAGGTAGTGAACATCATCCCAGTTATTGCCAAGGCTGACACCATGACCTTGGAGGAGAAGACCGAATTCAAACAAAGA GTGCGCAAAGAGCTAGAAGTAAATGGGATCGAGTTTTACCCTCAGAAAGAATTTGATGAGGACTTGGAGGATAAAACAGAGAATGACAAAATCAGG CAGGAAAGCATGCCCTTCGCAGTAGTGGGCAGCGACAAGGAGTACCAAGTGAATGGCAAAAGAGTCCTGGGCAGGAAAACACCTTGGGGAATCATTGAAG tggaaaaCCTCACTCACTGTGAATTTGCCCTACTTCGAGATTTTGTCATCAG GACCCACCTTCAGGACCTAAAAGAAGTGACCCACAACATCCACTATGAGACCTACAGGGCCAAGCGGCTGAACGACAACGGAGGGCTGCCCCCCATGACTGTTGAGACAGAGGAAAACCATGAAAGTAACCTGTGA